The genomic stretch TGACGAAAAGCAAGAAACATTGATCGTGTTTCAAGACTTCAATAAAGAACGGGCAGCTCTCCGTTTTCTGATTACCGCCCTGGGGATAACAGGTCTGGCCTGTTTAATTTTATCATTCATCGGAAGTGTTTTCATGGCCAGCCGCGTCATGATCCCCATTCAAAAGGCATGGCAGCAACAAAAAAACTTCTTGGCTGATGCTTCCCACGAGCTACGAACACCACTGGCCATAATTCAGACTAATCTGGATATTGTCCGGGCAAATCAAGAAGAAAAAGTTGCCAATCAGGAAAAATGGCTTAACAACATCCAAGAGGCGACCACCAACATGACGAAATTAGTGGATTCTCTGCTCTTTCTGGCGAGAGCAGACTCCCACGAACAGCTTTTAGTTAGAGATTGTTTTTCTTTAAATCAAGCTGTTATGACCGCTGTAGAACCTTTCAAACCAGTTGCTGAGTCAAAAGGAATATGTGTTGAAGTAAAAACTGAATCTGCTATCTCTTATTCTGGAGATGAAAACCGGATAAAACAATTAATAGGCATTTTACTAGATAACGCGATCAGACATACACCATCAGGAGGAAAAGTAGCTGTTCATTTACATCAAGCTAATAAAATGGCTATATTAAGTGTATCAGATACTGGCGAAGGGATCGGCTCTGAGCATCTGAACAAAATTTTTGAACGGTTTTATCAAGTCGATCAATCTCGCTCTAAAGGTGGCGCCGGTTTAGGACTCGCGATAGCTAAATGGATTGTAGAAAACCACCATGGTACCATTAGTGCTTCAAGTTCTCTCAATGAAGGAACTACGATGATTGTAAAACTCCCGGTAGAAAAATGACAGACTCTTATACTCTATATTATGTTAACTTAAGAGGCATAATACCTCTTGCCCATAGATTTACTTATTTTTCATATAATTTCGCCATAGTAATTTCACACTTTTTTGGTATCATTAATAATATTGGAATTTTACTTTTTAATTGGGAGGAAAAAATGAAAAGCATACATGAGCGCATAAAAAATATTGTTAATTTAACTAAGGGTAAACTACTGTGGTTTAAAAAATTAGTTTCTCTTTGGGGTCTAAAGAAAACTGTAATAATCAGCGTAGTTATGTTGGCGTTGATTACCAGTCTGCTATGGTTTACCGGTGTGTTCAGTTCAAGTACACCCCAGGTTCAGGCAACTACGGCAGTTGTCCAACGGGGAGACATTCGGGTAGTGGTATCAGGTACTGGCACTGTATCCGGTGTATTAGAACAGAATCTGGTGGCCAAAGTAGGTGGGGTTATCACATCAATTGGTTTTACTAAAGGAAGCAGAGTAAAAAAAGGGGATATATTATTAACATTGGATAGCCCCTCAGTACGCCAAAAACTGGCAACTTCGGAACTTAACCTCAAACAATCTCAATTCGACTACTCACAAAGTGCCACGGATTTCAACAAGCTTAATGTCACTGCACCATTCACTGGTCTGATTACCATGCTGAACGTAAAAGAAGGGGATGAAGTAGCCAAAGGAGCTCCCCTGGTAACCCTGGTCAGTAATCGGGAAATGGAGTTGACAGTTTCCTTTAATGAGGTAGATGCCACAAAGATCGTTCCCGGTCAAACGGCAGACGTTTTTCTACAAGAATTTCTTTATACTGTGCCGGGACGGGTAACTTATGTATCTAGCGCAGCACAGCCCGATCAAAGTGGTGCAGTCGTTTCAAACGTAAAAATCGTCATCGATAATCCAGGTGGCTTATATGCGGGAATTAAATCCAGTGCAACAGTACATACAGCCAGCGGAGATGTCCGCAGTTTAACCCAAGGTGTTCTCCAGTACCGAAACATCTCGAGTATTACCGCCACAGCAGCCGGTACGGTAACTAAAGTATTCGTCCAACAAAATGACGCCGTTGAACAAGGGCAAAAAATACTTGAGGTTAAAAGCGACCAGGCGATCATGGATGTTACCGCGAAGCAGCTCAAAATACAGCAGGCTAGAATAGATGCCGAAATTGCTAAAGAAGATTATGAAAGCCTAACCATCGTCGCTCCTTTCGACGGAGTTCTGGTCAGCACGGGGAGAGAAGTAGCAAGCAGTTCCAGCAGCAGTGCTTCCACAACCAAACAAGAACTTATTGTTGGTGACGAAGTAAAAGCTGGCGATGTCGTAGCAAAAGTGGCTAACTACGATCAAATGCTGGTAACCATTCAGGTTGATGAAACAGATATCCCCAAAGTGAACTTGGGACAGAAAGCGACCATTACCGCCGACGCTTTACCCAACAAGCTGTACAAGGGAGAAGTGGTGGTAATCGGCGCCGAGGGAAAAACTCAAAATGGGGTAGCCACCTTTGATGTGACCATTCGCATTGATCATCCGGATGGACTCAAGGCCGGCATGACCGTCAACGCCGATATTCTGGTGGCGGAAAAATCTAATGTCCTGTTGATCCCCATTGAGGCACTGCAGGATAGAGCGGGCAAAAAGTTTGTGATGCTAGTTGACAGTAATGATAAAAAGACAACCTCGTCTCCTGGAAACTCACGGAGAGAAGTTCAAGTAGGCTTGAACAATGAAACCTATGTAGAAATCATCAGCGGTTTGAAAGAAGGCGATCAGGTCATAGTGCCTTCCGTACAAAAATCTAACACTAATACAAACCAACTTCGAACACCAATCCCTGGCACGGGCGGAATACGACCATCAGGAGGTACGACCAGACAACAAGGACGCTAGTGGAGGGTAATATGATCAAACTCTGTAACGTTACCAAGATCTACAAAATGGGAATGATTGAGGTTCGTGCGCTCAACAATGTCAATTTGTCAGTTGAGCGCGGGGAGTTTATCGCGATCGTCGGACCTTCCGGCTCGGGAAAATCAACGCTGATGAACATATTAGGGTGTTTGGATGTGCCCACCACCGGGACATACGAACTGGATGGCAAACCTGTTCATGAGCTCAACGACGACGAGCTGGCAGAAATCCGCAATGCTAAGCTTGGCTTTATTTTTCAGGGATTCAATCTGCTGCCCAAATTGACCGCCCTGGAAAACGTTGAACTGCCCCTGATTTACCGGGGAGTAAGCGCCAAAGAAAGGCGAGAACAAGCGATCGCTGCCCTGGCCAGGGTGGGGCTAGCCAATCGGCTTGAACACCGTCCGACAGAGCTTTCCGGCGGCCAGCAGCAACGGGTGGCCATCGCCCGCGCGCTGGTGGGAAATCCCTCCTTGATCCTGGCTGATGAACCAACGGGTAACCTGGACACCAAATCAGGCGCAGAAATTCTGGCATTTTTGCAGCAATTGCATCAATTGGGGAACACCATTGTTATGATTACCCATGACCCTGAGATAGCCAGAAAAGCGCAGCGCATCTTGACCATCAAAGACGGGGAAATCGTTGGAAACGAGGTGAATCGAGCGTGAGTTTTTGGCAGGCAGTAAATCTAGCCATCAACGCCATCAAAAGCAACAAGCTTCGGGCATTCCTCACTATGCTGGGAGTAATCATCGGGGTCGGTTCGGTAATCGCTCTTGTCGCCCTGGCCAAAGGTTCTACCCAACAGGTCACTAACCAGATTCAGAGCATGGGCACAAACTTGATCACCGTCATGATTACCGGCCGGGGCAGCCAGACTACCTTTACTTACGAAGAAGCGCTTGAATTGGGGAAAAAGCCGGGTATTGTAGCCACGGCACCAGTATCAAGCGGGAGTGTCACTGTAAAATATGGCAACAAAACAAAAACTACCACTGTAGAAGGAACCAATGCCGAATACGAACAGGTAAGAAACACCCATGTGCAAAGCGGTCGCTTCATTCTCCCGATTGATGTTGAGTACCGCCAGAAAGTTTGTCTGCTGGGGACAGAGGTAGCGCAAGAACTGTTTGGCAATAGTAACCCGGTCGGTGAAACGGTCAAAATTAACGGGGCAAATTTTTTAGTGGTTGGTCTTTTGGAGAGCAAAGGCACGTCTATGGGCGGATCAAGTGATAATAAAGTGATTATCCCGATCACCACAGCTGAATCATTGCTTAAGAATAGAGGCGTCAGAACAATCTATTTCCAGGCGGAATCCCCAGAGTCGGTCAATCAAGCAATAACTTTGTTGGAAGCTAGCCTTTTAAAGAAGTTTAAGTATACTGATAAGTCTAAAGATACTACTAATACCTACCGCGTGATGAACCAAACGGAAATGCTGTCAACTGTCAACCAGGTCACTGGTACTCTCACCCTGATGCTGGGTGGTATCGCCGGCATTTCCCTGCTGGTAGGTGGAATAGGCATCATGAACATCATGCTGGTCTCGGTAACAGAACGGACAAAAGAAATCGGGATTCGGAAAGCAATTGGGGCGAGAAGGCGAGACATTATGGCCCAGTTTCTAGTAGAATCAGTTGTCCTTAGCGGTATCGGCGGTCTAGCTGGCATCATCCTGGGCATAGGTGCTTCAAGCCTTCTGGGTAAAATTTTGAATATTCCGGCCTGGCCATCTTTCGGGACAACGATTATGGCCTTTGGTTTTGCTGTTTTAGTAGGAATTTTCTTTGGTATATATCCGGCCGGTAAGGCTTCCCGGCTAAATCCGATCGAAGCATTGCGTTATGAGTAAATTACAAGGTGGTGGTCGCTTGTGCGCACTATCTTTGTAGTCGACGATGAAGAAAATATTCGGCATATCATTGCTCAATACCTGATCCGGGATGGATTTCAGGTGGAAACATTTGGTTCGGTGGAAGAGGTGCTCTCCCGTTTACAGGCGGATTATCCAGACATGTTTATCCTCGATATTATGTTGCCTGGTAAAGACGGTCTGGAGTTCTGCCGCGAGATCAGAAAGAAGAGTGGTGTTCCGGTGATTTTTATCTCCGCCCGTGGCGAAGAAATGGACCGGGTGCTGGGCTTGGAATTGGGTGGTGATGACTACTTGACCAAACCATTCAGTCCCCGTGAACTGGTGGCCCGGGTACGTTCCGTTTTTCGCCGCACCTTAAACCCACCGCACACCGAAGAAGTGGTTGAATCCGGTAACCTGCGAGTATATCCCACAGAACGACGCGTTACCGTTGGAGATAAGGAAGTAATACTCACACCAAAAGAGTATGAACTCCTCTTATTGCTGATCAAACAACCTCAGCGGACTTTTAACCGTCAGGAACTGCTCGACCGGGTATGGGGATACGACTATTTCGGAGGGATCCGTGCTGTAGATGATTTGGTAAAGCGTTTACGCAAAAAATTGCGGGAAAGTGGATCCACCAACAACGTGAAAACTGTTTGGGGGTATGGGTACAGATTCGATGGTTAGATTAAAAAGCATGTTTAGATTAAAAAGTATAACCAGTAAAATTTTATTAAGTTATCTGATTGTCGTTATCTGCAGCATCGTCGTTACCACACTTTCTTTTCACTCCATCATGTACAGGGATCTCGAAAGACGGGCTTTCCTCGGGTTAACCAGGCAAGCCAGGGATATTGCTTTCATCTTGGAACGTGATAATCTGTATTTTAAACCCCCGCTGGAAAGCCCACATCGCAGATCTCTTTCTGTCTTTTTTACCGGTCGCTTTGTAGAAAGTGAGTACGTGGTGGTCGATCTTAACAGAACCATAATATACAGCAGCCTTCCCGAGCAATTTCCAGTCGGACAACAGCTGGAAGAACTGCCTGTCAGAACCCACGCTGATTTCACATTAAAAAATGATGAAATCAGCACTTTTCAAAACAACACCTTTCTGGTAGCTCAAGCACCCATCGGAAAACAAGGAGAAAGGAAAGGGACTGTCTATACCTTCGCGCAGGTAAGTGTACTGGAAGCGTTCAGCAAAGATCTTTTATACATCCTGCTCAAAAGTCTTTTGTTGGCCACTATCATGGCTATTCCAGTTGCATTGATCATGGCTCGATACCTAATTAAACCCATCAATGCTTTGCGTGAATACGCAAAAGCCCTGGCCAAGCGTCGGTTCGATGTGCGGCTGGAAATCAAATCTGATGATGAGCTGGCGGAACTGGCCAATACCTTTAATGACATGGCCGCTCAGTTAGAACGATATGACATCAGCATGCGACGCTTTCTGCAAAGCACCTCCCACGAACTGAAAACCCCTCTGATGAGTATCCAGGGCTACGCCGAGGGCATTAGAGACCGGGTATTTACTGGCGCGCAGTTAGATCAGGCCTTAACGGTTATTTCTAAAGAATGCCAGCGCCTTAAAACCATCGTAGACGAAATGATCAACATTACCCGGCTCCAAAACCAAGGTGAGTCTTATAACCTTTTGCCTCAAGACTTGAGACAGATTCTGGAGGAAGTGGCCGATTCTCTGGGCGGTTACGCTGTTGAGAGAAAGGTTCGGCTCACGATCGAAATACCAACTGGAGTGAAGGTGATTGGCGACCGCGAGAAGCTGCGCCGCTTGTTTGGCAACCTCCTGACCAACGCTATCCGGCACGCCAAAAGTCAGGTGAGGGTTCACACTACCTCAGAAGATCTCGATACGTTCCGAAAAATCATCGTCCAGGATGATGGAAACGGCTTCAGTCCCCAGGATTTAGAACATGCTTTTGATTACTTCTACAAAGGGTCTAACGGGAGTACCGGTCTTGGTCTTTCTATCGCCCGGATTATTGTCGAGGAGCATGGTGGGACAATTGAGATCAAAAACGCACCCGATGGTGGGGCCCTGGTAGAAGTAACTTTTCCATGAAGGAGACATAACTCTTCTATGAAGTTGAATTTTAACCATAAAAAATCCGCCTCGCACGGGCGGATTAAATTTTCCATATTATGTTATGCTTAATTATTTTGTTTTTTGCCCCTGGTACCCATTTGGCCTTTAATGCCCACTTTATCCAGGTTAGCTACGCGCTTTTCCAAAGACTGCATCATCTTATCTGCCTGCTCCTGGGTAAGCTTGCCATCGGCCACCTTCTGGGCAATTTTGTTTTTCTCGTAATCAAGCAGCTTCTGTTTGAACTGGTCCATGGTCAGGCCATGTTCAGAAACAATCTGCGCCAATGTTTTTCCAGCTTTGAAGTCAGCTTTCAACTGCTCCGGGGTAACCCCCAGAACGCTGGTAATTTCTTCTCCTGGAAATCCACGAAAACCGGGCTTCTGGAAATCTTTGCGCCCGCCTGGGCCGTAAAAGCCGATCCCCTTTCTAGCCGCAATCTTGTCGGCTTGTTCTTGGGTAAGTAGGCCCTGCTTCACTGCTTCATCCAGACATTGCTGCTTAGTAGTTTCCAAAGCCGCTGCTACCTTTTCTTGATCCATGCCCAAATTTGCGGCGAGTTTGGACACAAAAGCTTGGTAGAAGTTAGACTTAGCAATACCCGCCTGTTCACCCGATTGGGCAAAAGCTACGTTATACCCGACCAATCCAACTAACAGCGCTACGATTGTGATTATTGAACCGATATAGAGTTTACGGTTCATTACACCACCTCCAATTTGGATATTAAATTAATCTTTTTAACCGGTGCACCAGTCAATTATATATTAACACCCTTTATTTAATAGTGTGTGTCAAATCTATGTAAAAAATTTATGAAATTTTCACTTAACATAAGCCGTAGATTTTATTATGTTTATTATGTTTTTTGTTTTGTGG from Bacillota bacterium encodes the following:
- a CDS encoding GHKL domain-containing protein, which encodes MEYDHLSPLVQETLKTSSPKGNIVIEQGEYAYLKTPVDEKQETLIVFQDFNKERAALRFLITALGITGLACLILSFIGSVFMASRVMIPIQKAWQQQKNFLADASHELRTPLAIIQTNLDIVRANQEEKVANQEKWLNNIQEATTNMTKLVDSLLFLARADSHEQLLVRDCFSLNQAVMTAVEPFKPVAESKGICVEVKTESAISYSGDENRIKQLIGILLDNAIRHTPSGGKVAVHLHQANKMAILSVSDTGEGIGSEHLNKIFERFYQVDQSRSKGGAGLGLAIAKWIVENHHGTISASSSLNEGTTMIVKLPVEK
- a CDS encoding efflux RND transporter periplasmic adaptor subunit, producing the protein MALITSLLWFTGVFSSSTPQVQATTAVVQRGDIRVVVSGTGTVSGVLEQNLVAKVGGVITSIGFTKGSRVKKGDILLTLDSPSVRQKLATSELNLKQSQFDYSQSATDFNKLNVTAPFTGLITMLNVKEGDEVAKGAPLVTLVSNREMELTVSFNEVDATKIVPGQTADVFLQEFLYTVPGRVTYVSSAAQPDQSGAVVSNVKIVIDNPGGLYAGIKSSATVHTASGDVRSLTQGVLQYRNISSITATAAGTVTKVFVQQNDAVEQGQKILEVKSDQAIMDVTAKQLKIQQARIDAEIAKEDYESLTIVAPFDGVLVSTGREVASSSSSSASTTKQELIVGDEVKAGDVVAKVANYDQMLVTIQVDETDIPKVNLGQKATITADALPNKLYKGEVVVIGAEGKTQNGVATFDVTIRIDHPDGLKAGMTVNADILVAEKSNVLLIPIEALQDRAGKKFVMLVDSNDKKTTSSPGNSRREVQVGLNNETYVEIISGLKEGDQVIVPSVQKSNTNTNQLRTPIPGTGGIRPSGGTTRQQGR
- a CDS encoding ABC transporter ATP-binding protein, whose translation is MIKLCNVTKIYKMGMIEVRALNNVNLSVERGEFIAIVGPSGSGKSTLMNILGCLDVPTTGTYELDGKPVHELNDDELAEIRNAKLGFIFQGFNLLPKLTALENVELPLIYRGVSAKERREQAIAALARVGLANRLEHRPTELSGGQQQRVAIARALVGNPSLILADEPTGNLDTKSGAEILAFLQQLHQLGNTIVMITHDPEIARKAQRILTIKDGEIVGNEVNRA
- a CDS encoding FtsX-like permease family protein; this translates as MSFWQAVNLAINAIKSNKLRAFLTMLGVIIGVGSVIALVALAKGSTQQVTNQIQSMGTNLITVMITGRGSQTTFTYEEALELGKKPGIVATAPVSSGSVTVKYGNKTKTTTVEGTNAEYEQVRNTHVQSGRFILPIDVEYRQKVCLLGTEVAQELFGNSNPVGETVKINGANFLVVGLLESKGTSMGGSSDNKVIIPITTAESLLKNRGVRTIYFQAESPESVNQAITLLEASLLKKFKYTDKSKDTTNTYRVMNQTEMLSTVNQVTGTLTLMLGGIAGISLLVGGIGIMNIMLVSVTERTKEIGIRKAIGARRRDIMAQFLVESVVLSGIGGLAGIILGIGASSLLGKILNIPAWPSFGTTIMAFGFAVLVGIFFGIYPAGKASRLNPIEALRYE
- a CDS encoding response regulator transcription factor, producing MRTIFVVDDEENIRHIIAQYLIRDGFQVETFGSVEEVLSRLQADYPDMFILDIMLPGKDGLEFCREIRKKSGVPVIFISARGEEMDRVLGLELGGDDYLTKPFSPRELVARVRSVFRRTLNPPHTEEVVESGNLRVYPTERRVTVGDKEVILTPKEYELLLLLIKQPQRTFNRQELLDRVWGYDYFGGIRAVDDLVKRLRKKLRESGSTNNVKTVWGYGYRFDG
- a CDS encoding HAMP domain-containing histidine kinase, coding for MGTDSMVRLKSMFRLKSITSKILLSYLIVVICSIVVTTLSFHSIMYRDLERRAFLGLTRQARDIAFILERDNLYFKPPLESPHRRSLSVFFTGRFVESEYVVVDLNRTIIYSSLPEQFPVGQQLEELPVRTHADFTLKNDEISTFQNNTFLVAQAPIGKQGERKGTVYTFAQVSVLEAFSKDLLYILLKSLLLATIMAIPVALIMARYLIKPINALREYAKALAKRRFDVRLEIKSDDELAELANTFNDMAAQLERYDISMRRFLQSTSHELKTPLMSIQGYAEGIRDRVFTGAQLDQALTVISKECQRLKTIVDEMINITRLQNQGESYNLLPQDLRQILEEVADSLGGYAVERKVRLTIEIPTGVKVIGDREKLRRLFGNLLTNAIRHAKSQVRVHTTSEDLDTFRKIIVQDDGNGFSPQDLEHAFDYFYKGSNGSTGLGLSIARIIVEEHGGTIEIKNAPDGGALVEVTFP